A part of Paroedura picta isolate Pp20150507F chromosome 7, Ppicta_v3.0, whole genome shotgun sequence genomic DNA contains:
- the LOC143841993 gene encoding uncharacterized protein LOC143841993 isoform X2 codes for MKLFKGSPFWMFLLSWLPACSGEGFLIKNVRLGQCLHVSPHETEKIGLSDCKPHLPQFQWGWDAASRAIVSLKTRQCLAVQKPQEFAAAQLEPCGDHGHQSWVCSKKGHLSLQGLGLHLSTQLGGHKAFLSGEKDKFSRWKTWMDEIVCTAGLAVPRRKPVVPWEQVPQSETIRGEIATSSGTPTFLGDPTTTSSTSATLEADLDLNSTLPRRDGISLAPEEETHTPRKHAGHHRKIAGARTSGTNWKTMMLILSPLAFILGLIILGLNIHYNKKKKRMLSGPKRYPEKSHPVNYEERLPFSGTPSAGHQTPTILSSPSPSLKHGEILIEWKDGTITPLFDNMSYPIC; via the exons ATGAAACTTTTCAAGGGGAGCCCGTTCTGGATGTTCCTCCTTTCTTGGCTGCCGG cctgcagcgGGGAAGGCTTCCTCATCAAGAACGTCCGCCTGGGACAGTGTCTCCACGTCTCCCCCCACGAAACAGAAAAGATTGGTCTTTCGGACTGCAAACCGCACCTCCCGCAGTTCCAGTGGGGTTGGGACGCAGCCTCTCGGGCCATCGTCAGCCTGAAAACCAGGCAGTGCTTGGCGGTCCAGAAGCCTCAGGAGTTTGCGGCCGCTCAGCTAGAGCCCTGCGGGGACCACGGGCACCAGTCCTGGGTGTGCAGCAAGAAGGGACACCTGAGCTTGCAGGGGCTGGGTCTGCACCTCAGCACGCAGCTAGGCGGGCACAAGGCCTTCCTCTCCGGGGAGAAGGACAAGTTCAGCAGATGGAAGACCTGGATGGACGAGATCGTCTGCACTGCAGGCCTGGCTGTGCCTCGGAGGAAGCCCGTGGTCCCCTGGGAGCAGGTTCCTCAGA GTGAAACTATCCGAGGTGAAATCGCCACTTCTTCAGGGACACCCACCTTCCTGGGGGACCCCACGACCACCTCTTCTACCTCGGCCACTTTGGAAGCGGATCTCGACCTCAACAGTACTCTCCCGAGGAGAGACGGAATCAGCTTGGCACCAGAAGAGG aaACGCACACTCCCAGGAAGCACGCTGGCCATCATAGGAAGATTGCAGGAGCCCGAACTTCAG GTACCAACTGGAAGACGATGATGCTGATCCTGAGCCCATTGGCTTTTATCCTGGGACTGATCATTCTGGGCCTCAACATCCACTATAACAA gaagaagaaaagaatgctATCTGGACCGAAGAGGTACCCAGAAAAAAGCCACCCGGTGAACTATGAGGAGCGGCTGCCCTTTTCAGGGACCCCCAGTGCCGGCCACCAGACCCCGACCATcctgtcttctccctccccctctctgaaGCATGGGGAGATACTCATCGAATGGAAAGATGGGACCATCACCCCACTCTTTGACAACATGAGCTACCCAATATGCTAA
- the LOC143841993 gene encoding uncharacterized protein LOC143841993 isoform X1, protein MKLFKGSPFWMFLLSWLPACSGEGFLIKNVRLGQCLHVSPHETEKIGLSDCKPHLPQFQWGWDAASRAIVSLKTRQCLAVQKPQEFAAAQLEPCGDHGHQSWVCSKKGHLSLQGLGLHLSTQLGGHKAFLSGEKDKFSRWKTWMDEIVCTAGLAVPRRKPVVPWEQVPQSFSGETIRGEIATSSGTPTFLGDPTTTSSTSATLEADLDLNSTLPRRDGISLAPEEETHTPRKHAGHHRKIAGARTSGTNWKTMMLILSPLAFILGLIILGLNIHYNKKKKRMLSGPKRYPEKSHPVNYEERLPFSGTPSAGHQTPTILSSPSPSLKHGEILIEWKDGTITPLFDNMSYPIC, encoded by the exons ATGAAACTTTTCAAGGGGAGCCCGTTCTGGATGTTCCTCCTTTCTTGGCTGCCGG cctgcagcgGGGAAGGCTTCCTCATCAAGAACGTCCGCCTGGGACAGTGTCTCCACGTCTCCCCCCACGAAACAGAAAAGATTGGTCTTTCGGACTGCAAACCGCACCTCCCGCAGTTCCAGTGGGGTTGGGACGCAGCCTCTCGGGCCATCGTCAGCCTGAAAACCAGGCAGTGCTTGGCGGTCCAGAAGCCTCAGGAGTTTGCGGCCGCTCAGCTAGAGCCCTGCGGGGACCACGGGCACCAGTCCTGGGTGTGCAGCAAGAAGGGACACCTGAGCTTGCAGGGGCTGGGTCTGCACCTCAGCACGCAGCTAGGCGGGCACAAGGCCTTCCTCTCCGGGGAGAAGGACAAGTTCAGCAGATGGAAGACCTGGATGGACGAGATCGTCTGCACTGCAGGCCTGGCTGTGCCTCGGAGGAAGCCCGTGGTCCCCTGGGAGCAGGTTCCTCAGA GTTTTTCAGGTGAAACTATCCGAGGTGAAATCGCCACTTCTTCAGGGACACCCACCTTCCTGGGGGACCCCACGACCACCTCTTCTACCTCGGCCACTTTGGAAGCGGATCTCGACCTCAACAGTACTCTCCCGAGGAGAGACGGAATCAGCTTGGCACCAGAAGAGG aaACGCACACTCCCAGGAAGCACGCTGGCCATCATAGGAAGATTGCAGGAGCCCGAACTTCAG GTACCAACTGGAAGACGATGATGCTGATCCTGAGCCCATTGGCTTTTATCCTGGGACTGATCATTCTGGGCCTCAACATCCACTATAACAA gaagaagaaaagaatgctATCTGGACCGAAGAGGTACCCAGAAAAAAGCCACCCGGTGAACTATGAGGAGCGGCTGCCCTTTTCAGGGACCCCCAGTGCCGGCCACCAGACCCCGACCATcctgtcttctccctccccctctctgaaGCATGGGGAGATACTCATCGAATGGAAAGATGGGACCATCACCCCACTCTTTGACAACATGAGCTACCCAATATGCTAA